The segment CCTTGTCGTCGTTTTCCACGTCCTGCTCCAGATCGAACACGTCGACGTTGCGCAGCAGTGGCTTGATATAGCCGCTCAGCTGGCCATCGGTGGCTTCGACTTCCATCACCAGATCGGCGGTGCCGCCTGCGAAGTCGAACTTGCCGTACGCCTGGCTGAAATCGTTGAGCTGGGTAAGTGCGACGCCTGTGGTTCGCAGGTTCAGCTCGAAGTCCTGCCATTCGGTGAACGGGTCGAAACGGGCGCTGGCCTCGATCGGGTCACGGTTGAACAACTTGCCGGTGCCCTCGAAGGTCGCCACGCGCTTGCCATCCTCGCCCCGCGTGTTGGTCAGGTTGTACAGCGAGGCATCAACATCGCTGGCGTAGACGTGCACCTGCGGGTCGGATGCGAAGTTGCGAAACGACACCTGGCCATCGACCACGCGGATTTCGTTCAGTGTGATCGGCAGCAGCTCTTCGAGCTTGTCGCGCCAGTCGACGCCTTCACCGCTCTGTGACTCACCTTTGTCGCCGCCATCGACGAAATTGAGCTCGGGGCGCTCGAAGGTGACTTCGGCGACGATCGCGCGGTCCTGCCACAGCGCGCGCCAGCTGATCGCAATGTCGATTTCGGGCGCTTTGAACAGTGGGGCCTGCACCTGCTTGTCGCGCTTTTCGATCCGTAGGCCTTGCAAAGGATAGGCGCCTCGCCACCAGGCCAGGTCGACATCGTCGACATGGCCGCTGTAATCGCCCATCTCGGCCATCGTTTCGTTGAGGTAGTTGCGCACCAGTACCGGGAGCGCCAGGTGCAGTACGAGCAACAGCAGGACGAGGGCGGCGACAAGCCAAAGGGGTAGATAGCGGCGTTTCATGGCAGATCCGACGGCTCGGGTTCCCTCGGTGGACCGCATGGGGCTGGGGCGAGTTCGGCTGGACGACCGCCCCGGCTGGGCATAGGCTTTCCGGCCTGATCTGATTCTTCTGAAGGGACACCCGATGAGCCGCATCTACGCAGACAACGCACGTTCGATCGGCAATACGCCGCTGGTCATGATCAATCGCCTAGGGCCCAAGGGCGTCAGCATCATGGCCAAGATCGAAGGCCGTAACCCCGCCTATTCGGTCAAGTGCCGCATCGGCGCGGGAATGATCTGGGATGCCGAGGAAAGTGGCCGGCTCAAACCCGGCATGACCCTCGTCGAGCCGACCTCGGGCAATACGGGCATCGGCTTGGCCTTCGTCGCGGCGGCGCGAGGCTACAAGCTGATTCTCACGATGCCGGCTTCGATGAGCCTTGAGCGGCGCAAGGTGGTCAAGGCGCTCGGCGCCGAGCTGGTGCTGACCGAGCCGGCCAAGGGCATGAAGGGCGCGATCGACAAGGCCTCGGAGATCGCCGCATCCGATCCGACGCGTTATTACATGCCCCAGCAGTTCGAGAACCCGTCCAACCCGGCGATCCATGAAAAGACCACAGGTCCGGAAATCTGGAACGACACCGACGGTGGCGTCGACGTGCTGGTAGCCGGGGTTGGCACCGGCGGCACCATCACCGGCATCTCGCGCTACATCAAGCACGGCAAGGGCAAGCAGATTCTCAGCGTCGCGGTCGAGCCGAGCGGCTCGCCGGTGATCAGCCAGACCCTGGCGGGCGAAGAGGTCAAGCCCAGCCCGCACAAGATCCAGGGCATTGGCGCCGGCTTCGTGCCGAAGAATCTCGACCTGTCGATCGTCGACCGGGTTGAGCAGGTCGACGACGAGGAAGCCAAGAGCATGGCGCTGCGCCTGATGCGCGAGGAAGGCATTCTCTGTGGTATTTCCGGTGGCGCCGCGATGGCCGCCGCGGTGCGTCTGGCTGAGCGGCCGGAGATGCAAGGCAAGAATATCGTGGTGATCCTTCCCGACTCCGGCGAACGCTACCTGTCCTCGATGCTGTTTGCCGACATGTTCAGCGAGCAGGAACTGGTGCAGTAAACACGCAGCGGCCGGCTGTCGCTGCCCGTTGGCCGGGTTCGTCGTGTTCCGGCTTTTCGGGCCGCCGATGGCTGGCTAAGCTCGGCTGATGATTTCCTGAGGTTCCCGCATGGCGACGCAATGGCCCGCGACCGAGATTGCCCGGCAGATACTCCTTGGCTTCGACGATTATCGCGAGTGCTTTCGCCTGATCACCGAGGGCGCGCGGGCGCGCTTCGAAGGCGCTCACTGGCAGGAGGCGCAGCGCGCCTCCGCCGAGCGGATCAACCTCTATGAAAAGAAGGTTAGCGAGACGCGCGACGGGCTGCTCGCGACCTTCGCGCGTGACGAGTTGCTGCAGGTCGAACGCTGGCCGCAGGTCAAGAGCGCCTACATAGAACTGATCGATCCGCGCTTTGACGACGAGCTGTCGGAGACCTGGTACAACTCGATCTTCTGCGGGCTGTTCAGCCACGACTGCATCAGCGATGGCACCATGTTCATCCACACCACCCGGCCGTCGGCGACCGGACGCGAACGGGTGGCGCAGACGCGCAGCTACAGGCCGAACGGCGACCTGCTTGGCGTGCTCGAACGGATACTCGACGACTACGCGTTCGCGGTGCCCTATGTCGACCGGGCCAGCGATCTCCGTCAGCTGCATGCGCAGCTGTGCGAATCGCTGCCCGACTGGGTGTGCAAGGACCCCGAGCTGACGGTCGAGCTGTTCGTCTCGGTGCTCTACCGCAACAAGGGCGCTTATCTCATCGGGCGTATCTTCACCCCCGACGAGCAGTGGCCGCTGGCGATTCCGCTGATCCACCGCGAAGGCGAGGGGATCATTGCCGACGGTGCGATCACGGACGAGGCGGAAGTGTCGATCATCTTTTCCTTCACGCGCTCCTACTTCATGGTCGAGGTGCCGGTCCCGGCCGAGTTCATCGGTTTTCTCAAGCGGATCCTGCCGGGTAAGCACATCGCCGAGCTGTATACCTCGATCGGCTTCTATCGCCACGGCAAGTCGGAGTTCTATCGGGCGCTGATCAATCACCTGGCCAATACGGACGACCGTTTCGTGATGGCCCCAGGCGTGCGTGGCATGGTGATGAGTGTGTTCACGCTGCCGGGCTTTACCACGGTATTCAAGGTCATCAAGGACCGCTTCTCGCCGACGAAGATGGTCGACCACGCAACGGTCATCGAGAAGTACCGGCTGGTCAAGAGTGTCGATCGGGTCGGGCGCATGGCCGATACGCAGGAGTTCGCCGATTTCCGTTTTCCCAAAGCGAAGTTCGAGCCCGAGTGCCTGGCCGAGCTGCTCGAGGTCGCGCCGTCGACGGTCGAGGTCCAGGGCGACAGCGTGCTGGTGCGGCACTGCTGGACGGAGCGACGCATGACGCCGCTGAATATCTATCTGGAAACGGCCAGTGAACAGCAGCGGCGCGAGGTGTTGGATGACTACGGCCTGGCGATCAAGCAGCTGGCGGCGGCGAACATCTTCCCCGGCGACATGCTGCTGAAGAATTTCGGCGTCACGCGCCATGGACGCGTGGTGTTCTACGACTACGACGAGATCTGTTTCCTCAGCGAAGTGAACTTCCGTCATATCCCGCCGCCGCGCTACCCGGAGGACGAGCTGGCCTCCGAACCCTGGTACTCGGTGGGGCCGAACGACGTCTTTCCCGAGGAATTCCCGCGCTTTCTGTTTACCGATGCCCGGCTACGGCAGTTGTTCGCCCAGTTGCATGGCGAACTGTACGACGCGGATTACTGGAAAGGCCTGCAACAGGCGATTCTGGCCGGCAAGGTGATCGACGTCTTTCCTTATCGCCGGCGCGGCGAAAGACAGTGATGAGGCTCGCCGGTTGAAGAGGTGCTGAACGCCTGGGCCGTCCGCCGGTCGCAATTGAAAAGGCCGGTAATACAACGCCGGGGCACGAGCCGCCGTAGCGCGAAAAGGAACAGGCGAGGCATCGAAACTTGGATTATGCTCGGTAAAAGCCAGCATGGCTGCGCTGTGACCCGTTTCAAGCAGGAGGGTTCGACCATGAAAGCACGGCTCAATCAAATCATCTGGAAAATGGCAGTCACCCTCGGGCTGGTCGAGCCGCCGCGCATGCAGCCGATCCCGGTACGTGCCCAGCGCGCCGCCGCCCGGCCGCGTCGCCGCTGAGTTGCCGCCGCCGCGGCCGGCGTTCACTGCCCGGGGATTGGCGGTCCGCCGCGTTCGGTTGCCCGTTGGTAAGCCGGACGCGTTTGGATGCGTGCCAGATAATCCATCAGTCGCGGGCGGCTCTCGTTCAGGCCGGCCCGGGCAGCGGCCGCTCCGATCGGATAACTCATCTGAATGTCGGCCGCGCTGAATTCGTCGCCGGCGAACCAGCGGGTCTTGGCCAGTTCGGCCTCCATATAATCCAGGTGCAGGTCCAACTGCGGGCCGATGAAGGCCTTGTTGGCCTTGGTGGCGATCGCCTTTGCGATAGGTCGGACAAAGAACGGCATCGGCGCCTGCGCCACGCGATCGAATACCAGCCGTAGCAGCAACGGCGGCATGGCCGAGCCCTCGGCATAGTGCAGCCAGTAGCGATAGCGCAAATAAGCCGGCGTACCCGGTAAAGGCCGCAGACGGCCTTCATCATGCGCATCCAGCAGGTACTCCAGAATCGCCGCAGACTCGGCGACAGTCAGGTCGCCATCGGTCACGACCGGGGACTTGCCGAGCGGGTGCACCGCCTTGAGGTCGGCCGGGGCGAGCAGGGTATCCGGGTCGCGCGCATAGCGGCGTAGCTCGTAGGCGAGCCCTAGCTCCTCGAGCAGCCAGAGCACGCGGTGCGAGCGGGAATGTTCCAGATGGTGGACGGTGATCATGCGGATTCTCGGCGAAGGGTGCGGCTGCAAGCATAGACGCTCTGCCGGCTCCGGCCCGGCTGTGGCAGACTCGCCGCCGAGGTGAACCATGTCCCGACCGTCCTGCTCCCGCTGCCAACGCCCATCCGATCGCTGTCTGTGTGCGCTGATTCCATCGCTCGAGAGCCACGTGCAGGTCCTGATCCTGCAGCACCCAAGCGAGGCACGGCATGCGCTCAATACGGCGCGCCTGGCTGCGCTCGGGCTGCGCAATGCCGAGCTGCGCGTTGGCGAGAGCTTTGCGCCGCCAGCGGACGAGTTGCCAAGCTACCTGTTGTTCCCTGCCGATGATGCGCTCGCGCCGTCGTCGCTGGTTGCCGCCGGGCCGCTGCGCCTGATCGTACCCGATGGCACCTGGCGCAAGGCGAGAAAGCTGCTCTATCTGAATCCCTGGCTGGCGGCGCTGCCGCGCATTGCCCTGCCGGAAGGGCTGGCCTCGCGCTATCGTTTGCGCAAGGCGCCAGAGCCTGGCGCGCTGGCGACAGTGGAGGCGATCGCGACCGCATTAAACCTGCTGGAAGGTACGCAGCGCTTCGATGCGTTGTTGCGGCCGTTCGACGCTCTGATCGACGGGCAGATCAGTGCAATGGGCGAGGAGCTTTACCGGCGACATCACCCCGATGCGCCGGGCTAGCGACTCAGGGGCGGGCAGAAACGTCCAGTGTCTTCAGGCGAAGGATGTAGAGCGTCACCAGTGACGCGCTAAGCAGCATGCCGATACGTGCCCAGAACAGCGGTACCAGCCAGCATGACAGGCCGATGCTGGCCCACATCAGCACGAGCGTGTAGACCTTGCCGCGTAGCGGAATGCCATTGCCTTCCAGGTAATCGCGAAACCAGGGCCCCAGGCTCGGATGGTTCACCAGCCACAGGTAGAACCGCTCCGAACTGCGCACGAAGCAGGCGGCGGCAAGCAAGAGAAAGGGAGTGGTAGGCAGGACCGGCAGAAAGATGCCGATCACCCCGAGACCAACCGCCAGCCAGCCTACCGTCAGCAGCGCATAGCGCAACACCGGGTTGCGATAGCGCTGCACGTCGCGGTGGGCCATGGCGCTGGCCTTGTGTCAGTGGCGCCGAGGCTTGAGCAGGGCCGGTTTTTCCTCGGGCGCATGGCAGATCAGGTACAGCGCGGTGAGGATTTCCGGAATTTGCGACACCATCTCGGCCACCAGTTCGGAGCTGGCCGCGATCTCGGCGAACTCAGGCTGCTCATCGAACAGGCCGGACCCGACCATGATCGGCAGCAGCAATTCGCTGACTTCCTCTTCGGCCTCCTCGAACCAGGCTTCCTCGCGCAGGAAAACGCCTTCCATGAAGCCGATGCACCAGCCGCGAAGGTCGGATTCGTCCGGCTCGTCACCGAGGTCGAGTTGGCAGGGAAGCTCCATGTCCTCGTCGCTGGCGAGCTGGCGGGCAATGTGCGCCTTGAGCTGAACCAGCGTGGCCTCGATGGCCTCGCGCTCGGTGTCGTCCTGATAGTGCGGCGGCTCGGCGAACAGCGCGTCGATCCACTCGCGCTCCGGTACCTGCTCGGAGCAGATGGACAGGGCGGTCAGGTAGCCATGTGCGGCGATGTAATCAAGTGCTTCCTCGTGCAGGTCGTCGGCGTCGAGAAAGACCTGCAGGCGGGTGAGTTGCTCAGCGAAAGACATCGGGAACTACCTTGGGGACGAATTCAGGCGGATTCTAGACGAGCCGCGAAGCAGAGGCCACTCGCCGGCCCGACGAGCGCTATGCGAAGGCTGCGGCACGACCGGCGGCAGCCCGTCGACGGACCCGGGGCGACACCTGACGTATACTGCGCGCCTTGTTTCGGAGACCGGCATGCTCGACCAGGCACAACGCATCCTCAAAGACGTTTTTGGCTACGACGCCTTTCGCGGCAATCAGGCGGCGATCATCGAGCGGGTCGCCCGTGGCGGCGACGCCCTGGTGCTGATGCCGACCGGCGGGGGCAAGTCGCTGTGCTACCAGGTTCCGGCGCTGTTGCGTGACGGGCTGGCCGTGGTGGTCTCGCCGTTGATCGCGTTGATGGAGGATCAGGTCGCCACGCTGGATGAACTCGGCGTGCCGGCGGTAGCGCTCAACTCCATGCTCGAGGCCGACGCGCAGCGTGATATCGCCGAGCGTATTCGCCGCAACGAGATCAAGTTGCTGTACCTGGCACCCGAGCGCCTGGTGCAGCCGCGCATGCTGGCCTTTCTGCAGCGACTGAACATTGCGCTGTTCGCCATCGACGAAGCGCATTGCGTGTCGCAGTGGGGCCACGATTTCCGCCCCGAGTACCTGCAGCTTGGCCAGCTTGCCGAGCTGTTTCCCGAGGTGCCGCGCATTGCGCTGACGGCCACTGCCGACAAGCGGACCCGCGAGGAGATCGTTCGGCGCCTGCATCTGCAGGATGCCGAGCGCTTTCTGTCCAGCTTCGATCGGCCAAACATCTTCTACCGCATCCTGCCCAAGGATCAGCCGCGCAAGCAGCTGATGGGCTTTCTCGCCGAGCGCCGCGGCGATGCCGGCATTGTCTATTGCCTGTCGCGCAAGAAGGTCGAGGAGGTCGCCGAGTTTCTTTCCGCCCAGGGCTTTCCGGCGCTGCCTTACCATGCGGGGCTGCCCAACGAGTTGCGCGCCTATCACCAGAAGCGCTTTCTCAATGAGGAAGGCCTGATCATGGTGGCAACCATTGCCTTCGGCATGGGCATCGACAAGCCCAACGTGCGTTTCGTCGCTCACCTGGACCTGCCCAAGTCGCTGGAGGCCTATTACCAGGAAACCGGGCGCGCCGGGCGCGATGGCCTGCCGGCCGATGCCTGGATGGCCTATGGCCTGCAGGACGTGGTCTTTCTCAAACAGATGCTGGCCAATTCCGAAGGTGATGAACAGCACAAGCGCGTCGAGCTGCACAAGCTCGACGCCATGCTGGCGTTGTGCGAGGAGACCCGCTGCCGGCGACAGGCACTGCTGGCCTATTTCGACGAGGTGCTCGCCGAGCCCTGTGGCCATTGCGACAACTGCGTCGACGGTGTGCAGACCTGGGATGCCACCGAGCCGGCTCGTCAGGCGCTGTCGGCGATCTACCGCAGCGGACAGCGTTATGGGGTTGGCCATCTGGTCGACATCCTGCTTGGCAAGGACAACGAGAAGATCCGCAGCTTCGGCCATCAGCAGCTCTCGGTGTTCGGCGTCGGCAAGACGCTCTCCGAAGGCGAATGGCGCACGCTGTTTCGTCAGCTGGTCGCACGCGGTCTGGCGGACGTCGATCTCGAGGGCTACGGCGGTTTGCGCCTGAGCGAGAGCTGCAGGCCGTTGCTGCGTGGCGAGGTGCGCCTGGAGCTGCGCCGTGAACCCGCTGCGAGCAAGGCGCCGCGCAGCGGTGCCAGCCCCGCCAGCAGCCTTGTCCGCCAGGAGGAGCGCGAGACCTGGGAAGCGCTGCGCAGCTTGCGTCGCAAACTGGCCGAAGAGCATGGCGTGCCGCCTTATGTGATTTTTCCGGATGCGACGCTACTGGAAATGCTGCGTAGCGGCCCGCGCACGCTTGCCGACATGGCTGGGGTCAGCGGCGTCGGTGCGCGCAAGCTCGAGCGCTACGGCCAGGCGTTTCTCGATGTGCTGCAGGGCGGTGCCAAGGTCGAGCGAAGTGCCGGCGATCTGCGCCACGAGCTCATTTCGCTGGCTCGCTCCGGCATGACGCCAACGCAGATCGCGCGGCAGCTCGACTGCACCGAGAAGAATGTCTACGCCATGCTGGCCGAAGCCATCAGTGCGCAGCAGCTGAGCCTGGAGCAGGCGCTCGACTTGCCCGAGGCGCTGCTCGAGGAGATCCAGGCGGCTTTTCTCGACGGCGAAGGCGAGCTTCCCGGCGTCGCCGAGGTGGCCCCGCTATTCACCGGCCGCGTGCCCGATGCGGTGCTGTATTGCGTGCGTGCGGCCCTGCAGGCGGAGTTCGAACTGTAACCGGCTGCGTCAGGCCTGCAGGAGCAATGTGCCGCTACGCCTGATCTGTAGCGCGCTGCAGCGGTGGGTGGCCATTGGCGCTGATTGCATCACGCCATTGGTAGTCTTGCCTGCGTTTCGAGGCTGTGGTTAGCTCGCTAATAATTAGCAATTCTGGAAACCCAGACCTCATGTTTACCGAGCAACACCGCTTTGCCATGCAGCTGGCTCAACTGTCGCGTGGCTGGCGCGCCGAACTGGATCGGCGTCTGGCCGACCTGGGCCTCTCACAGGCCCGTTGGCTGGTTCTGCTGCACCTCGCCCGTTTTGATCATCTCCCCACCCAGCGCGAGCTGGCGCAGAGCGTCGCCGTGGAAGGGCCGACCCTGGCACGCCTGCTCGACAGTCTCGAAGCGCAGGGCCTGGTGCACCGTCAGGCTTCGCCCGAGGATCGGCGCGCCAAGCGGATCTCCCTCGGTGAGCCGGCGCTGCCGCTGATCCGCAGGATCGAAGCGATCTCCACGCAGGTCCGCGAAGAGCTGTTCGCCGGTATCCCGGAGGAGGACCTGCGCAAATGCCAGCAGGTCCACGCACGCATCCTGGCCAACCTCAACAAGCGCTGAGTCAGAAGCTGCGGCCGAGGTCGAGGTAAAGCGCCTGCTCGTCCTCGTCGTTCACGCCGTAGCCGATGTTGAGTGGGCCCAATGGCGTGTCGTAGCCCAGAAAGACGCTGCCGGCGTTGATATAACCGCTATCGAACGCGTTGCCCTCGTTCCAAGCCCGGCCGCGCTCCAGCGAGGCGCCGAGGTACACGGGGAAGTCCAGCGGCAGAAATGCGCGTGGCGTCATGCGCCGGTAGTAAACGACCCGGCCAAGGCTGATGTTCTGCCCGGCGACGGCATCCTGGCGAAAACCCGACAGCTGACGCGCACCGCCGAGCAGGAAGCTCGAAGTGACCACCTCGGCGTCGTCCAGCGTGCGGCCGTAGCGGCCACCGAGCACCCAGGTGTTCGGTCCGTGACTGAGGGCCTTGTCCAGCCGCAGCTGCCACTGCCGATAGCGCTCATCCGAGCCGAGGCCCGGCGTGTATTGCCGCAGTGTCAGGCCGATGTCTTCGCCCTCATGCGGGAAGTCGACATTGTCGAGCGTGTCGAACGAATACCGGAGTTCGTAATAACCCTCGCTGAAACTGAAGTCGGGCAGATCGCGTTCGCCGATCCGCACGTCGGCATCGCCCCAGGCCTGGCCAATGCCGAAGCGGATCTCGCCGTTGTTGGCGATCTGCCGCCCGAGATTCAGGCCGTAGCCATAGCGCTGCAGGCGGTATTCGGCGATCGGATCATTGTCGAGGATGGCCTCGACGTTCTGCGCCTCGAGAAAGGCATTGGGCGCGACGAACCAGCGTGAGCCGGCATCGAGCGGCTGGTAGAACTCGCTGAACAGCTCCTGGCGATCGCCCAGTTGCAGGCGCGTGAGCCACTCGGCGCCGAGCTGGTTGATGCCGTTCTTGCGAAAGCTCGCGCCGATGTTGTAGACGCTGTCGCCGTGGAAATCGTCGGACAGGTTCAGGCCTAGTCGCAGATAGTCGGTGCCAGCCCGTTTCTGCTTGGCATTGACCACCAGGGTGTTGCCGCTCCGGCCATGCTCGACGCGATACTCGACCTGCTCGAAATAGTCCAGGCCATAGAGCGTGCCCATGTCCTTCTGCAGGTCGCCGAGGTCCAGCGGCTCGCCGAGCGGCTGACGGATGTGCCGCCGGATGACAGCGTCCGAGACCTTGGAGTCATTCTCGATGCGAATCGCGGTTATCTCCGGTGCGCGCGGCTCGGCGCTGCGCGCCAGTGTCAGTGCCGGGTTGCCGCCGGTGGGGCTGCGCCAGTCGGCCAGGCGACCTTCCAGTGCACGCGTGGCGCGGTAGCCAGCATCCATCAGCTGTTCGGTGCTGCCGAAATCGGTCGAGCCATAGGCCGCCAGCGGTGGCTGGATCAGCAGGTCCTCGCTGCGCAGGGTTGCCAGTTGGGCCTCGGAGTTGCGTCGCGTCATCATGGTGATCGACTGGTTGAGTACGTCGACCACGGTGAGCAGCTCGTCACGGGGCATCAGCGGGGTACCGATGTCCACCACGATCAGCCGATCGACGCCCATGTCCCGGGCGACATCCATGGGGATGTTGTCGACCATGCCGCCATCGACGAGCAGGCGGCCCTCGATTTCCACCGGGGCGAACACGGCGGGAATCGACATGCTGGCGCGAATCGCCTGGGGCAGATGGCCGCTGCGAAAGATCACCTTTTGATCGTTGGCGATGTCGGTGGCCACCGCGCGGAACGGGATGGGCAAGCGATCGAAGTCACGCGTGTCGCTCACGTGAACCAGCAGCCGCTCGAGCAGAAGCGCCAGGTTCTGCCCCTGGATCACCCCCAGCGGCAGGCCCAGGCTGCCATCGTCGCGGAAGCTCAGCTTGCGCTTGACCAGAAAGTCGCGGTCATCCTGCTTGCGTCGGAAGGGGACGTCCGGGCGGGGCGGATCATCGGACAGCACCTGACGCCAGTCCAGGGTTCGGGCCAGCTGTTCCAGCTCGGCTACCGTATACCCGGAGGCGTAGAGCCCGCCGATTACGGCGCCCATGCTGGTGCCGGCGATGGCATCGATGCGCACGCCCTGTTCCTCGAGTGCCTTGAGCACGCCGATATGGGCGAGCCCCCGCGCCGCGCCGCCGGAAAGGACCAGGCCGGTCCTCGGCGCATCCTGCGCGTTCGAGAGGGCGGGCAGACAGCAGAACAGCAGGATCATCAGCGAGCGGAACATGGCGCGACCCAGAGAGCAGGAGAGGGCGGAGGTCGGGCATTATAGGTCCCCCGCCACGAGAGGAGCCGTGCCATGGCTGCCGCAAGACCGGAAATCGTCATCACCTATTGCAC is part of the Stutzerimonas balearica DSM 6083 genome and harbors:
- a CDS encoding DUF748 domain-containing protein, whose protein sequence is MKRRYLPLWLVAALVLLLLVLHLALPVLVRNYLNETMAEMGDYSGHVDDVDLAWWRGAYPLQGLRIEKRDKQVQAPLFKAPEIDIAISWRALWQDRAIVAEVTFERPELNFVDGGDKGESQSGEGVDWRDKLEELLPITLNEIRVVDGQVSFRNFASDPQVHVYASDVDASLYNLTNTRGEDGKRVATFEGTGKLFNRDPIEASARFDPFTEWQDFELNLRTTGVALTQLNDFSQAYGKFDFAGGTADLVMEVEATDGQLSGYIKPLLRNVDVFDLEQDVENDDKGFFQGLWEAVVGGGQEVLQNQRKDQFATRIELSGSTQSADMSPFQAFIAVLRNAFVQAFTARFEHSLDEGQ
- the cysK gene encoding cysteine synthase A; the encoded protein is MSRIYADNARSIGNTPLVMINRLGPKGVSIMAKIEGRNPAYSVKCRIGAGMIWDAEESGRLKPGMTLVEPTSGNTGIGLAFVAAARGYKLILTMPASMSLERRKVVKALGAELVLTEPAKGMKGAIDKASEIAASDPTRYYMPQQFENPSNPAIHEKTTGPEIWNDTDGGVDVLVAGVGTGGTITGISRYIKHGKGKQILSVAVEPSGSPVISQTLAGEEVKPSPHKIQGIGAGFVPKNLDLSIVDRVEQVDDEEAKSMALRLMREEGILCGISGGAAMAAAVRLAERPEMQGKNIVVILPDSGERYLSSMLFADMFSEQELVQ
- the aceK gene encoding bifunctional isocitrate dehydrogenase kinase/phosphatase, with translation MATQWPATEIARQILLGFDDYRECFRLITEGARARFEGAHWQEAQRASAERINLYEKKVSETRDGLLATFARDELLQVERWPQVKSAYIELIDPRFDDELSETWYNSIFCGLFSHDCISDGTMFIHTTRPSATGRERVAQTRSYRPNGDLLGVLERILDDYAFAVPYVDRASDLRQLHAQLCESLPDWVCKDPELTVELFVSVLYRNKGAYLIGRIFTPDEQWPLAIPLIHREGEGIIADGAITDEAEVSIIFSFTRSYFMVEVPVPAEFIGFLKRILPGKHIAELYTSIGFYRHGKSEFYRALINHLANTDDRFVMAPGVRGMVMSVFTLPGFTTVFKVIKDRFSPTKMVDHATVIEKYRLVKSVDRVGRMADTQEFADFRFPKAKFEPECLAELLEVAPSTVEVQGDSVLVRHCWTERRMTPLNIYLETASEQQRREVLDDYGLAIKQLAAANIFPGDMLLKNFGVTRHGRVVFYDYDEICFLSEVNFRHIPPPRYPEDELASEPWYSVGPNDVFPEEFPRFLFTDARLRQLFAQLHGELYDADYWKGLQQAILAGKVIDVFPYRRRGERQ
- a CDS encoding PA1414 family protein yields the protein MKARLNQIIWKMAVTLGLVEPPRMQPIPVRAQRAAARPRRR
- a CDS encoding glutathione S-transferase — protein: MITVHHLEHSRSHRVLWLLEELGLAYELRRYARDPDTLLAPADLKAVHPLGKSPVVTDGDLTVAESAAILEYLLDAHDEGRLRPLPGTPAYLRYRYWLHYAEGSAMPPLLLRLVFDRVAQAPMPFFVRPIAKAIATKANKAFIGPQLDLHLDYMEAELAKTRWFAGDEFSAADIQMSYPIGAAAARAGLNESRPRLMDYLARIQTRPAYQRATERGGPPIPGQ
- a CDS encoding tRNA-uridine aminocarboxypropyltransferase produces the protein MSRPSCSRCQRPSDRCLCALIPSLESHVQVLILQHPSEARHALNTARLAALGLRNAELRVGESFAPPADELPSYLLFPADDALAPSSLVAAGPLRLIVPDGTWRKARKLLYLNPWLAALPRIALPEGLASRYRLRKAPEPGALATVEAIATALNLLEGTQRFDALLRPFDALIDGQISAMGEELYRRHHPDAPG
- a CDS encoding YbaN family protein, whose amino-acid sequence is MAHRDVQRYRNPVLRYALLTVGWLAVGLGVIGIFLPVLPTTPFLLLAAACFVRSSERFYLWLVNHPSLGPWFRDYLEGNGIPLRGKVYTLVLMWASIGLSCWLVPLFWARIGMLLSASLVTLYILRLKTLDVSARP
- a CDS encoding UPF0149 family protein, translated to MSFAEQLTRLQVFLDADDLHEEALDYIAAHGYLTALSICSEQVPEREWIDALFAEPPHYQDDTEREAIEATLVQLKAHIARQLASDEDMELPCQLDLGDEPDESDLRGWCIGFMEGVFLREEAWFEEAEEEVSELLLPIMVGSGLFDEQPEFAEIAASSELVAEMVSQIPEILTALYLICHAPEEKPALLKPRRH
- the recQ gene encoding DNA helicase RecQ, yielding MLDQAQRILKDVFGYDAFRGNQAAIIERVARGGDALVLMPTGGGKSLCYQVPALLRDGLAVVVSPLIALMEDQVATLDELGVPAVALNSMLEADAQRDIAERIRRNEIKLLYLAPERLVQPRMLAFLQRLNIALFAIDEAHCVSQWGHDFRPEYLQLGQLAELFPEVPRIALTATADKRTREEIVRRLHLQDAERFLSSFDRPNIFYRILPKDQPRKQLMGFLAERRGDAGIVYCLSRKKVEEVAEFLSAQGFPALPYHAGLPNELRAYHQKRFLNEEGLIMVATIAFGMGIDKPNVRFVAHLDLPKSLEAYYQETGRAGRDGLPADAWMAYGLQDVVFLKQMLANSEGDEQHKRVELHKLDAMLALCEETRCRRQALLAYFDEVLAEPCGHCDNCVDGVQTWDATEPARQALSAIYRSGQRYGVGHLVDILLGKDNEKIRSFGHQQLSVFGVGKTLSEGEWRTLFRQLVARGLADVDLEGYGGLRLSESCRPLLRGEVRLELRREPAASKAPRSGASPASSLVRQEERETWEALRSLRRKLAEEHGVPPYVIFPDATLLEMLRSGPRTLADMAGVSGVGARKLERYGQAFLDVLQGGAKVERSAGDLRHELISLARSGMTPTQIARQLDCTEKNVYAMLAEAISAQQLSLEQALDLPEALLEEIQAAFLDGEGELPGVAEVAPLFTGRVPDAVLYCVRAALQAEFEL
- a CDS encoding MarR family transcriptional regulator, with product MFTEQHRFAMQLAQLSRGWRAELDRRLADLGLSQARWLVLLHLARFDHLPTQRELAQSVAVEGPTLARLLDSLEAQGLVHRQASPEDRRAKRISLGEPALPLIRRIEAISTQVREELFAGIPEEDLRKCQQVHARILANLNKR
- a CDS encoding patatin-like phospholipase family protein, which gives rise to MFRSLMILLFCCLPALSNAQDAPRTGLVLSGGAARGLAHIGVLKALEEQGVRIDAIAGTSMGAVIGGLYASGYTVAELEQLARTLDWRQVLSDDPPRPDVPFRRKQDDRDFLVKRKLSFRDDGSLGLPLGVIQGQNLALLLERLLVHVSDTRDFDRLPIPFRAVATDIANDQKVIFRSGHLPQAIRASMSIPAVFAPVEIEGRLLVDGGMVDNIPMDVARDMGVDRLIVVDIGTPLMPRDELLTVVDVLNQSITMMTRRNSEAQLATLRSEDLLIQPPLAAYGSTDFGSTEQLMDAGYRATRALEGRLADWRSPTGGNPALTLARSAEPRAPEITAIRIENDSKVSDAVIRRHIRQPLGEPLDLGDLQKDMGTLYGLDYFEQVEYRVEHGRSGNTLVVNAKQKRAGTDYLRLGLNLSDDFHGDSVYNIGASFRKNGINQLGAEWLTRLQLGDRQELFSEFYQPLDAGSRWFVAPNAFLEAQNVEAILDNDPIAEYRLQRYGYGLNLGRQIANNGEIRFGIGQAWGDADVRIGERDLPDFSFSEGYYELRYSFDTLDNVDFPHEGEDIGLTLRQYTPGLGSDERYRQWQLRLDKALSHGPNTWVLGGRYGRTLDDAEVVTSSFLLGGARQLSGFRQDAVAGQNISLGRVVYYRRMTPRAFLPLDFPVYLGASLERGRAWNEGNAFDSGYINAGSVFLGYDTPLGPLNIGYGVNDEDEQALYLDLGRSF